The DNA region TAAAAGCTCACTATATTCATAATTATCCATTATTTTTTAGTTTCTTCTTTCTTCTTTTTTTGATTTATACTTCTTAAATAAACATATACATTTTTTACATCTTGATCTGTCATTAAAGTTGCATAAGGTCTCATAATAAATGCAGCACCTCTATCATATGTACCATTATTATAATCTCTAATTGAAATAGTAAAATCTTGTAAGTTTAGTTTATTTATTTCTCTTGAAAAACCTTTAGATTTTATTTCACCTTTTTCTCCATGACATGATTGGCATTTGTTTTTATATAACTTTTCTCCTGATTTACTTTTTCTAAAATAAATCTGTTTTTTCTTAAGAGCAATTTCCTCTTTTTTTCTTTGTTCTAATCTTTGCAATATTTTCTCTTCTAATGCTGCTTCATCTATATTTGATACTACAACTTGTTTTGTAGTAGGTGTTGTTGGTTGAATAACAGGAGTAACTTTTTGAACTATTACTTCTTTTTTAGGATCAGCTTTTTTAAAAATATATATATAGTTGTTTGCATTCTCTTTTGATGTAATTTTTATATCATCTATTTGCCAACCTTCCTTTTTCATATCTTCTACTGATTTTGAACCTTTACATAATCCCCCATCAAGTTTAGTATTTTCAATAGTTGCCATATCTTTGTGATTTTGTTTAAAACACATAGTAGTTTGTGCAGCTGCTATGCTTAAAGTCATCATTGAAGTTAAAGTAAGCGTTGTAAGTAATCTCATTTTTATCCTTTTATAAAATTAAGGATATTTTAGCATAAATAAGTTAAATAAATTTTGATTAAAAAAAAAGGTTGGATAAAATCCAACCTTTTAAAGTTAAGTAGTTTAAACTTTGATATTAGAAAGAGTATTGTACTTGAAGTCTTCCAACAGTACCATCGTTGTCATCACCGTGGTTGTTGCTATCTCTATCAATTTCAGTTTTACCGAATCTGATATATCCACCAAAGTTTTTAGACATTTGGTATGAAGTTTGAATATAGTATTCCTCATCAGTTAAATCTTCAGTATTTGCTCCAGTATGTTGATCTTGGTCTAATCTATTATATTTAAGAGCAACATTTAAAGAAGGTAATACCTGTGCATCAACTGATAACATTAAGAAATCTGCATCTCTTTTACCATTTAAAGTTAAATTCCAACCGTCAAGGTTTGTTTTTGCACTGTTATCCATTGCACCAATTCCACCTTCATCATCAGTCCAACCATAGTTAATGTTTGCACCAAAGATACCAAGTTTAGCACCTAATTCAATTTTTGTTAAACTATTATCTATTTTTTCAGCACCTGGTTGAAGTTCATCATCTAAATCAACATAAGTATGTCTTGCACCAATAGATAATTTAACATCACCAACATTAAATTTAGCTAATGCACCAATTGTATAAGAATCAAGTACATCTTGCATATTTAAATACCATGCATCTAAAGCAACTGGCCCAATGTTACCCATTATACCAACAGTTGCAATATCTTTATCTCCAAAAGTATCAACATAATCTTTTCTTGAAGGATTTTTAGTTAAATCTCTATTATTTAATATATCACCAGATTTACCTAAGTTAGTTTGGTTAAAGTATGCAGCTGCTAATGTTACAGGTCCAAGATTTGTTAATGCTAAGATACCAGTACCAGTTTGCTCGTTTCCATCTGCATCAATAGCTACAGTCCATGGAGTTGTTAAACCTTGTTTACCAAAGTTAATAGTTGTGTTTTTAAGACCAGTGTATGAAAAATAAACTTGAGATAAAGTAACATCAACTTGAGAATCACCTTGTGTAGTTGTATTTAATGAAGCAAAACCAGCATCATCATTTGAACCAACAATAAATCTAGTAACAGCTGTTACATCTTCATTTACTTTTGCTTTAGCAGTTAATGCAATTTTATATTTGTTATTACTTGCATCACCAGCTCTATATTTAGCATCTTTAGATTTTTGGTTATCATAGTTTGTATCATCATATCTATATACTACTGTACCAGATACATCTACGTTTTTAATAGCGTCTTCTAAAGCTTTAGCTGAAGAAGTAGTAGTAAGACCAGCAACTGCAACAGCAGCAACAAGACTCATTTTTGCGAATTTTTTCATTTGTTCTCCTAAAATTTCGAAATTTATATAATCAGTATTACCGGAGCGCGCGAACTATTCTAATTCTATTAGGATTTAGAAACTATCCCGATACACCGTTATGCAAATTGTACATAAGTAAATTTTAAAGTTTTCTTAAAATGAGTTTTTTATGAGTCTTTAGCTATAAATTTAAGGTTAATTTTACTTTTTAACTGATACTTTACAATTACTTATGATATGGGGTTTGCAAATAGTTAGTTTTATTTTTTTTATTTTATAAGTGTCAAAAATATGTTTTCTTATGTCTAAAATCGCATCTTCAATTAATTTAAATTGACTTTTTTTCATTATATTTTCTATATCATATGCTATTTTAGAATAATCAATAAAATTATTTTTACTATACTTATATTTTATAGTACAGTTTACTACGACACTTTGTTTTTTTTCTCTTTCAAAAGGTAATATGCCAATAATACAATCAAAAGTTAAATTTTCTATTTTTATTTTCATATTCATAATAATTTTCAAAAAAGTTATCATATTTTAGATAACTTTTTTTTCTTCACCTTTTATTAATCTTATAATATTTGGAATATGCTTATAGTAAATAATAAATGCAATAATATACATAGGAGCATTACTTCCAACTTCAAGTCCATTATTAAATAAAATAGCACTCAAAATTACTGCTGTTAAACCTAATAGTGAAGATAAAGATGATACTTTTAATACTTTTGCACAAAATCCCCAAACAATTGCACCAATTAATGTAGGTATAGGAATAAGAACAATAAATACACCAAGTCCAGTTGCTACGCCTTTTCCCCCCTCTAAACTTAAATATACAGAATAACAGTGTCCAAGTACACTTAATACTGCAATTGCCCAAAGTGTTTCAGTAGGTGCATTAAACATTATGGCAACAATTAAAACTACTGTACCTTTTAGTGCATCTAATAATACAGTAGCAATTCCAAGTTTTTTTGCTAATTTAGGATTTGTTTGTTTAACTACTCTTAGCACGTTTGTTGCACCAATAGAACCACTACCTGATTCTTTTACATTTACATTTGCAAATAATTTAGCCAAAATTAATCCAAAAGGAATAGAACCAACTAAATATGCAATGATATAAAATAGAACATTTGAATTTGTAAGAAAATCCATATATTACCTTTATTAAAGTTTTTGCTTGTTTTAATTAAAAAGATTATAACAAAAAATTTGTTATATTCCCATTATCTATTTATGTAGTCAAATGTAAAATATTATAAAAAACCATAAAGGTTAAATTTTGAATTTAAAAGAAGAAATTTTAAAACTAAAAGAAAAACTTGATGTGACAGTTGTTGCACATTTTTATCAAAAAGATGAAGTTTTTGAATTAGCAGATATTGTAGGGGATTCTCTAGAATTAGCAAAAAAATCAATGGAAACATCTTCTAAATATATCTTATTTTGTGGTGTTGGCTTTATGGGAGAGGGTGTTAAAATTTTAAGTCCTCAAAAAAGAGTTCTAATGCCAAAAATAGCATGTTGTGCAATGGCACGAATGATTGATGGTGATTATTATGATGAGAGTATTGCAAAATTAAATGAAGCTGGAATAAAAAGCGAAAATATATTGCCAATTACTTATATTAATTCAAGTGCTGCTGTTAAGGCAAGAGTTGGAAAGATGGGTGGACTTGTATGCACATCATCAAATGCTTATAAAATTATTGAAAAGGGTTTGCAATCAGGTAAAAAAATTTTATTTGTACCTGATAGATGTTTAGGACAAAATTTTGCAAAACAGATGAATTTAAAATCAGCAGTTATTGGTGATGGAACAGATTTAAAAGAGGCTGATATTATATGTTACAACGGTTTTTGTTCTGTTCATCAACAATTTAGTATTGAGGATGTTGAATTTTATAAAGAAAAATATGATGATATTTTAATAGCTTCTCATCCAGAGTGTGATCCAAGTGTTTGTGATGCTTCTGATTTTGTTGGTTCAACTTCACAACTTATAAAATTTATAAAAGAGTTGCCATCTGAACAAAAAGTAGCTGTGGGAACAGAATTTAATATGGTTAATAGATTAAGAGAAAAAAATACTTTTATATTAAGTTCTACTAAACCTGAGTGTCCCACAATGAATGAGACAACATTAGAAGATTTATATAAGACATTAAAACTTATAGAAAGTGAGCAAGATGCACCTTATGAGTGTGAAATTTTAGTTGATGAAGAAGAAGCAAAGTGGGCAAGAACTGCATTGCAAAGGATGTTTGAAATATGATTAATATTAAAAAATTTGTTAAAAATGCTATTATTGAAGATAATGGTAGAGGGGATTTGTTTTTTGATGTTGCTCCAAAAGGAAGATTTACAGCTCGAGTTATATCTAAAGATGATGGAATTATAGCAGGTGTAAAATATGCAAAAATTTTAGCGAGAACTGAAAAATTTGATTGTAAATTTTTAAAAAGAGATGGAGAAAGTGTTAAAAAAGGTGAAATAATTGCAGAATTAGAAGGAAAAGCATCAGTTTTATTATCAAGCGAAAGAACTTTTTTAAATCTACTTCAACATGCAAGTGGAATTGCAACAGTTGCAAATAAATATGCACAAAAAATTAAAGATTATAATGTAGTTTTATTAGATACAAGAAAAACAAGACCTCAATTAAGAGATTTTGAAAAATATGCTAGTAGAGTAGGTGGAGCGATTAATCATAGATTAGGATTAGATGATTGTTTGATGTTAAAAGATACTCATTTAAAAACAATTGATAATTTAAAAGAATTTATATT from Malaciobacter molluscorum LMG 25693 includes:
- a CDS encoding c-type cytochrome; its protein translation is MRLLTTLTLTSMMTLSIAAAQTTMCFKQNHKDMATIENTKLDGGLCKGSKSVEDMKKEGWQIDDIKITSKENANNYIYIFKKADPKKEVIVQKVTPVIQPTTPTTKQVVVSNIDEAALEEKILQRLEQRKKEEIALKKKQIYFRKSKSGEKLYKNKCQSCHGEKGEIKSKGFSREINKLNLQDFTISIRDYNNGTYDRGAAFIMRPYATLMTDQDVKNVYVYLRSINQKKKKEETKK
- a CDS encoding major outer membrane protein; translated protein: MKKFAKMSLVAAVAVAGLTTTSSAKALEDAIKNVDVSGTVVYRYDDTNYDNQKSKDAKYRAGDASNNKYKIALTAKAKVNEDVTAVTRFIVGSNDDAGFASLNTTTQGDSQVDVTLSQVYFSYTGLKNTTINFGKQGLTTPWTVAIDADGNEQTGTGILALTNLGPVTLAAAYFNQTNLGKSGDILNNRDLTKNPSRKDYVDTFGDKDIATVGIMGNIGPVALDAWYLNMQDVLDSYTIGALAKFNVGDVKLSIGARHTYVDLDDELQPGAEKIDNSLTKIELGAKLGIFGANINYGWTDDEGGIGAMDNSAKTNLDGWNLTLNGKRDADFLMLSVDAQVLPSLNVALKYNRLDQDQHTGANTEDLTDEEYYIQTSYQMSKNFGGYIRFGKTEIDRDSNNHGDDNDGTVGRLQVQYSF
- a CDS encoding dihydroneopterin aldolase, which translates into the protein MITFLKIIMNMKIKIENLTFDCIIGILPFEREKKQSVVVNCTIKYKYSKNNFIDYSKIAYDIENIMKKSQFKLIEDAILDIRKHIFDTYKIKKIKLTICKPHIISNCKVSVKK
- the plsY gene encoding glycerol-3-phosphate 1-O-acyltransferase PlsY, producing the protein MDFLTNSNVLFYIIAYLVGSIPFGLILAKLFANVNVKESGSGSIGATNVLRVVKQTNPKLAKKLGIATVLLDALKGTVVLIVAIMFNAPTETLWAIAVLSVLGHCYSVYLSLEGGKGVATGLGVFIVLIPIPTLIGAIVWGFCAKVLKVSSLSSLLGLTAVILSAILFNNGLEVGSNAPMYIIAFIIYYKHIPNIIRLIKGEEKKVI
- the nadA gene encoding quinolinate synthase NadA, whose protein sequence is MNLKEEILKLKEKLDVTVVAHFYQKDEVFELADIVGDSLELAKKSMETSSKYILFCGVGFMGEGVKILSPQKRVLMPKIACCAMARMIDGDYYDESIAKLNEAGIKSENILPITYINSSAAVKARVGKMGGLVCTSSNAYKIIEKGLQSGKKILFVPDRCLGQNFAKQMNLKSAVIGDGTDLKEADIICYNGFCSVHQQFSIEDVEFYKEKYDDILIASHPECDPSVCDASDFVGSTSQLIKFIKELPSEQKVAVGTEFNMVNRLREKNTFILSSTKPECPTMNETTLEDLYKTLKLIESEQDAPYECEILVDEEEAKWARTALQRMFEI
- the nadC gene encoding carboxylating nicotinate-nucleotide diphosphorylase — translated: MINIKKFVKNAIIEDNGRGDLFFDVAPKGRFTARVISKDDGIIAGVKYAKILARTEKFDCKFLKRDGESVKKGEIIAELEGKASVLLSSERTFLNLLQHASGIATVANKYAQKIKDYNVVLLDTRKTRPQLRDFEKYASRVGGAINHRLGLDDCLMLKDTHLKTIDNLKEFILKARKRISWVTKIEIECETMPQVQTAMDAGADIIMCDNMKIEQIEEVVKFRNEKYPHILLEASGNINLDTIETYAKTGVDAISSGSIIHQATWLDFSMKFD